A genomic segment from Streptomyces sp. NBC_01233 encodes:
- a CDS encoding potassium channel family protein has product MSDERRDAAAHDRPSTTDGTATAKPRERRRALLNCLLRSTASAVLITALFYLAPLDGVFGVRTVVTLVLGLGLFGLLVVWQVAAVTRAQHPRLRALEVLATAVPVFLVLFSATYFLLAEAVPGSFTESLNRTDALYFTVTVFATVGFGDIAPVTQTARVLTTVQMLSDLLLVGVIAKALFGAVRVGMRRQGKGPVAPDDEA; this is encoded by the coding sequence ATGAGCGACGAGCGCCGGGACGCTGCCGCCCACGACCGCCCGAGCACCACGGACGGCACCGCAACCGCGAAACCCCGGGAGCGCCGGCGCGCCCTGCTGAACTGTCTGCTCCGCTCCACCGCCTCGGCCGTCCTGATCACGGCGCTGTTCTACCTGGCCCCCCTGGACGGCGTGTTCGGCGTTCGCACCGTCGTGACGCTCGTACTGGGCCTGGGCCTCTTCGGCCTGCTGGTGGTCTGGCAGGTCGCCGCCGTCACCCGTGCGCAGCACCCGCGGCTGCGCGCCCTGGAGGTGCTGGCCACCGCCGTACCGGTGTTCCTGGTGCTCTTCTCCGCGACGTACTTCCTGCTCGCCGAGGCGGTCCCGGGATCGTTCACGGAGTCACTGAACCGGACGGACGCCCTCTACTTCACGGTCACGGTGTTCGCGACCGTGGGCTTCGGCGACATCGCACCCGTCACGCAGACCGCCCGTGTGCTGACCACCGTGCAGATGCTGTCCGACCTGCTCCTGGTGGGTGTGATCGCGAAGGCGCTCTTCGGCGCGGTCAGGGTCGGGATGCGTCGGCAGGGGAAGGGTCCCGTCGCTCCGGACGACGAAGCGTGA
- a CDS encoding DUF2254 family protein, producing the protein MFQRPTRAMRRDLTQLICALGGLALGLVAPMADVGPLVEASRVASMLFTVGFGVISLVSIIYSMLFLVVQFSASTFTPRLAFFRDEPIVWRAFAFAVGVFVFCVVAGLAIGARDQVSALLPCVAMILTLVALTLMRSLQTKAFDSIQLAHSLTAIATRAHLSYDGLYVRPYDPGRTAAAPPPPGTATSSTVRWSGPATVVQQIDVPALVAVARRHDCAIDFRVTPGRTVSRGMALAEVTGAELPEEVLREAVVTGVERTFDQDPELAFRLLVDIALRALSPAVHDPATAVESMDRLEDLLTRLADRELDFGRFTDGAGRVRVTVPVPDWEQYVRTACDDLAVAAAASPMALRRLRDLLGRLLERSPEGRRAVVRERLEWAERTGSTAYPLIWTPREPD; encoded by the coding sequence ATGTTCCAACGGCCGACGCGCGCGATGCGCCGGGACCTGACCCAGCTGATCTGCGCGCTCGGCGGTCTGGCGCTGGGGCTGGTGGCCCCCATGGCCGACGTGGGACCGCTGGTGGAGGCCTCGCGCGTGGCGAGCATGCTCTTCACCGTGGGGTTCGGCGTCATCAGCCTGGTGAGCATCATCTACTCGATGCTGTTCCTGGTCGTGCAGTTCTCCGCCAGCACGTTCACCCCGCGCCTCGCGTTCTTCCGCGACGAACCGATCGTGTGGCGCGCCTTCGCCTTCGCCGTCGGGGTCTTCGTGTTCTGCGTCGTCGCGGGCCTCGCCATCGGCGCCCGCGACCAGGTCTCGGCCCTCCTCCCCTGCGTGGCCATGATCCTCACCCTGGTCGCCCTCACCCTGATGAGGTCGCTGCAGACGAAGGCGTTCGACTCGATCCAGCTCGCCCACTCGCTCACCGCGATCGCCACCCGTGCGCACCTGTCCTACGACGGCCTGTACGTGCGGCCGTACGATCCCGGCCGCACGGCCGCGGCGCCGCCGCCCCCGGGGACCGCAACCAGCTCCACCGTGCGCTGGTCCGGGCCGGCGACCGTGGTCCAGCAGATCGACGTACCCGCCCTGGTGGCGGTGGCCCGGCGGCACGACTGCGCGATCGACTTCCGGGTCACCCCCGGCCGGACCGTCTCGCGGGGCATGGCCCTGGCCGAGGTGACGGGCGCCGAACTGCCCGAGGAGGTCCTGCGCGAGGCCGTGGTCACCGGCGTGGAACGCACCTTCGACCAGGATCCCGAACTGGCGTTCAGGCTCCTGGTCGACATCGCGCTGCGCGCGCTCTCCCCAGCCGTCCACGACCCGGCGACGGCGGTGGAGAGCATGGACCGCCTGGAGGACCTGCTCACCCGGCTCGCCGATCGGGAGTTGGACTTCGGCCGGTTCACCGACGGGGCGGGCCGGGTGCGGGTGACGGTCCCCGTCCCCGACTGGGAGCAGTACGTCCGGACGGCCTGCGACGACCTCGCCGTCGCCGCCGCCGCCTCCCCGATGGCCCTGCGCCGGCTGCGCGACCTCCTCGGCCGGCTGCTGGAACGGAGCCCCGAGGGCCGGCGGGCCGTCGTACGGGAGCGGCTCGAATGGGCCGAGCGCACGGGGAGCACCGCGTACCCGCTCATCTGGACGCCCCGCGAGCCCGACTGA
- a CDS encoding YhjD/YihY/BrkB family envelope integrity protein — MSDPEATGRRLRLPPWMRKHTPLLTRLLEQLASVKVLDCAFRLAAQAFLGAVPALFVIGALAPDWLQQELVSSIRATLGLQDAALDQVRQVYSATDSTATASTGAVGVVVTLVSATACSRALQMTCERSWHLPKAKARLAAWRWLAWLLVWLSALLFQGPVQSAFGAGPVGGFLLAVVSGTLLWWWTQHLLLGARIPWLPLLPGAVLAGTGEQLLSMVSRIYMPHAVERSMRQFGSLGSVFALMSWLIVLFIVLTLSIAVGYVVAREPVPAHWLRTPLPDRDAGASGGDAITGRGRTR; from the coding sequence GTGTCCGATCCGGAGGCCACCGGGCGCCGGCTCCGCCTGCCCCCCTGGATGCGCAAGCACACACCGCTGCTGACCCGGCTTCTCGAACAGCTCGCCAGCGTCAAGGTCCTGGACTGCGCGTTCAGGCTGGCCGCGCAGGCCTTCCTCGGCGCGGTGCCGGCCCTGTTCGTCATCGGCGCCCTCGCACCCGACTGGCTCCAGCAGGAGCTGGTCTCGTCCATCCGCGCCACGCTCGGGCTCCAGGACGCCGCCCTGGACCAGGTGCGGCAGGTGTACTCCGCCACCGATTCCACCGCCACCGCGAGCACCGGCGCGGTGGGCGTCGTGGTGACGCTGGTGTCGGCCACCGCCTGCAGCCGAGCCCTGCAGATGACGTGCGAGCGCTCCTGGCACCTGCCCAAGGCCAAGGCCCGGCTCGCGGCCTGGCGGTGGCTGGCCTGGCTCCTCGTCTGGCTGAGCGCACTGCTCTTCCAGGGGCCGGTCCAGAGCGCCTTCGGCGCCGGCCCGGTCGGCGGCTTCCTGCTCGCCGTGGTCAGCGGCACGCTGCTGTGGTGGTGGACCCAGCACCTGCTGCTCGGCGCCCGGATCCCGTGGCTGCCGCTGCTGCCCGGTGCGGTGCTGGCCGGGACGGGGGAGCAGCTGCTGTCCATGGTGTCGAGGATCTACATGCCGCACGCCGTCGAGCGCAGCATGCGGCAGTTCGGCAGCCTCGGGTCGGTCTTCGCCCTGATGTCCTGGCTGATCGTGCTGTTCATCGTCCTCACGCTCTCCATCGCCGTCGGGTACGTGGTCGCCCGCGAGCCCGTGCCGGCCCACTGGCTCCGTACCCCGCTGCCGGACCGCGACGCCGGGGCCTCCGGGGGAGACGCGATCACGGGGCGAGGGCGAACTCGCTGA
- a CDS encoding MmyB family transcriptional regulator, with protein sequence MLCAIARCRARLFLLFLLHLLHLLHLLHLLDQLPGTPAQVLGDPGDVLAQNDMARSLLGGVCTVSEHGRNVVWRWFADPAARDAYPVEEHEQYGRVHVADLRAAVGRRAADPAATRLVERLRDAGEEFTALGELHEVAVRRHSRMRVIHPVVGPVDLDCQVLLAPEGEQRLVLLTPPPGTDTADRLALLRVVGTEQFTPAG encoded by the coding sequence GTGCTGTGCGCGATCGCGCGGTGCAGGGCGCGGCTGTTCCTGCTGTTCCTGCTGCACCTGCTGCACCTGCTGCACCTGCTGCACCTGCTGGACCAGCTGCCCGGCACGCCCGCGCAGGTCCTCGGCGACCCGGGCGACGTCCTGGCCCAGAACGACATGGCCCGCTCCCTGCTGGGCGGCGTGTGCACGGTGTCCGAGCACGGCCGCAACGTGGTCTGGCGCTGGTTCGCCGATCCGGCCGCGCGGGACGCGTACCCGGTCGAGGAACACGAGCAGTACGGCCGGGTGCACGTCGCGGACCTGCGGGCGGCCGTCGGCCGCCGGGCCGCGGACCCGGCCGCCACCCGTCTGGTGGAGCGCCTGCGGGACGCCGGCGAGGAGTTCACCGCCCTGGGGGAGCTGCACGAGGTCGCCGTCCGCCGCCACAGCCGCATGCGTGTGATCCACCCGGTCGTCGGCCCCGTCGACCTCGACTGCCAGGTGCTTCTCGCCCCGGAGGGCGAGCAGCGGCTCGTCCTGCTCACGCCCCCGCCCGGCACGGACACGGCCGACCGCCTCGCCCTCCTCCGGGTCGTGGGCACGGAGCAGTTCACGCCGGCCGGCTGA
- a CDS encoding VOC family protein produces MARDPGASQAFYGAVLGWKFGSARLGEGFTVGFSDGVPVAGIGALPPTVAAPVAWTPYFAVDDADVTAARILERSGTVAVGPLAFGTGRAALASDRDGAVFGIWQGDAIPDWGMGGEAAPAWLELRTRDAFDAAIFYGEVLEWACGHTGCCEVAYVEENNRIQLRHAGQTVARLHGGTLAAAPDPHLRPHWHVHFRVPDVETAVKAATGLGGSTVPATDAGTGSGLFPHEITLRDPDGALFGIVGPDGRGRS; encoded by the coding sequence ATGGCCCGCGACCCCGGCGCGTCGCAGGCGTTCTACGGTGCGGTCCTCGGCTGGAAGTTCGGATCGGCCCGGCTCGGAGAGGGGTTCACCGTCGGCTTCAGCGACGGGGTCCCGGTGGCCGGCATCGGCGCCCTGCCCCCGACAGTCGCGGCCCCCGTCGCCTGGACCCCGTACTTCGCCGTGGACGACGCCGACGTCACGGCCGCACGCATCCTCGAACGCAGCGGAACCGTCGCCGTCGGCCCCCTGGCCTTCGGCACCGGACGGGCGGCGCTCGCCTCCGACCGCGACGGGGCGGTCTTCGGGATCTGGCAGGGGGATGCCATTCCCGACTGGGGCATGGGCGGGGAAGCCGCTCCGGCCTGGCTCGAACTGCGCACCCGGGACGCCTTCGACGCCGCCATCTTCTACGGCGAGGTCCTGGAGTGGGCCTGCGGGCACACCGGCTGCTGCGAGGTCGCCTACGTGGAGGAGAACAACCGCATCCAGCTCCGCCACGCGGGCCAGACGGTGGCCCGGCTGCACGGCGGAACCCTCGCGGCGGCCCCCGACCCGCACCTGCGGCCCCACTGGCACGTCCACTTCCGGGTGCCCGACGTCGAGACCGCGGTGAAGGCCGCCACCGGACTGGGCGGCAGCACGGTCCCCGCCACCGACGCCGGGACCGGCTCCGGCCTCTTCCCCCACGAGATCACCCTGCGCGACCCCGACGGCGCCCTGTTCGGGATCGTCGGCCCGGACGGCCGCGGCCGCTCCTGA
- a CDS encoding alpha/beta fold hydrolase: MPENTTRVRRDVGRYVNDELRDRYFAASDAVYAMGAPARSETDVETSFGTTHVYRYGPTDPAAESRTPVVLIHGAGYCSAMWYPNTPALSAERPVYALDTPGDAGRSVHREPMWQPERAAQWLDEALDGLGLDQVHLVGSSYGGWLVLNMAHRRPGRLASVTALDPGGLEKVGLRFFAWVFVSLFASFAPKALRPRLASWLEQPVIAVPELRKWIHAGARAFRIRRPAPLPLAEDALRSIRTPLYLIMGRRSLLVHPQRQLERVPRLVPGARAEIIAATGHGPQIDHPDVVNARMLGFMEDVDSPDPAEVQGQNPRPRTPAAGPGLLPGPAADTVPPASRR, encoded by the coding sequence GTGCCCGAGAACACGACCCGCGTGCGCCGTGACGTCGGCCGCTACGTGAACGACGAGCTGCGCGACCGCTACTTCGCCGCGAGCGACGCCGTCTACGCCATGGGTGCGCCCGCCCGCTCCGAGACGGACGTCGAGACCAGCTTCGGCACCACGCACGTCTACCGGTACGGCCCCACGGACCCGGCGGCCGAGTCCCGCACGCCGGTCGTGCTGATCCACGGCGCCGGCTACTGCTCCGCCATGTGGTACCCCAACACCCCCGCACTCAGCGCCGAACGGCCCGTGTACGCGCTCGACACCCCCGGCGACGCCGGCCGCAGCGTCCACCGCGAGCCCATGTGGCAGCCGGAGCGTGCCGCCCAGTGGCTCGACGAGGCGCTCGACGGCCTCGGCCTCGACCAGGTCCACCTCGTCGGCTCCTCCTACGGCGGCTGGCTGGTCCTGAACATGGCGCACCGCCGGCCCGGGCGGCTCGCGTCGGTCACCGCCCTCGACCCCGGCGGCCTGGAGAAGGTGGGCCTGCGCTTCTTCGCCTGGGTCTTCGTCAGCCTCTTCGCCAGCTTCGCCCCCAAGGCGCTGCGCCCGCGCCTCGCCTCCTGGCTGGAACAGCCGGTCATCGCCGTTCCCGAACTGCGGAAGTGGATCCATGCGGGCGCCCGGGCCTTCCGGATCCGCCGCCCGGCACCGCTGCCCCTCGCCGAGGACGCACTGCGCTCCATCCGGACCCCGCTCTACCTGATCATGGGCAGGCGCAGCCTCCTCGTACACCCGCAGCGGCAGCTGGAGCGCGTACCGCGGCTGGTCCCCGGGGCCCGCGCCGAGATCATCGCCGCGACGGGGCACGGCCCGCAGATCGACCACCCCGACGTGGTCAACGCCCGGATGCTGGGCTTCATGGAGGACGTCGACTCCCCCGACCCGGCCGAGGTGCAGGGCCAGAACCCGAGACCCCGAACCCCGGCGGCAGGCCCCGGCCTCCTGCCCGGGCCTGCCGCCGACACGGTGCCCCCGGCATCCCGACGGTAA
- a CDS encoding TetR/AcrR family transcriptional regulator yields the protein MPKRVDHEERRAQIAEALIQVAGRRGLHAVGMRDVAAEAGVSLRLVQYYFETKEKLLFYGLQHLTARFTARVGARLAAAGPDPGPRATIEALLLASLPTDEEGRTFHLLYSSYSILSVTDEALAAQPFIDNPDAAENALTGLLEQAVASGLADPGIDARTEAISLLAMTATMGTSILVGQRGPESALAVLRHHLDRIFTPAASRPAGEGST from the coding sequence ATGCCGAAGCGCGTGGACCACGAGGAACGGCGCGCCCAGATCGCCGAGGCGCTCATCCAGGTCGCGGGGCGGCGAGGGCTGCATGCGGTCGGCATGCGGGACGTGGCCGCGGAGGCCGGGGTGTCCCTCCGCCTCGTGCAGTACTACTTCGAGACCAAGGAGAAGCTGCTCTTCTACGGGCTCCAGCACCTGACCGCCCGCTTCACCGCGCGGGTGGGCGCCCGCCTGGCCGCCGCAGGTCCGGATCCGGGCCCGCGCGCGACGATCGAGGCGCTGCTGCTGGCCTCCCTGCCGACCGACGAGGAGGGCCGCACCTTCCACCTCCTCTACAGCTCGTACTCGATCCTGTCCGTGACCGACGAGGCGCTGGCCGCCCAGCCCTTCATCGACAACCCCGACGCCGCCGAGAACGCCCTGACCGGCCTGCTCGAACAGGCCGTGGCGTCGGGCCTGGCCGACCCCGGCATCGACGCGCGCACGGAGGCGATCAGCCTGCTCGCGATGACGGCGACCATGGGCACCAGCATCCTCGTGGGCCAGCGGGGCCCGGAGTCGGCCCTCGCGGTCCTCCGCCACCACCTGGACCGGATCTTCACGCCTGCTGCGAGCCGGCCGGCCGGGGAGGGCTCGACCTGA
- a CDS encoding NAD(P)/FAD-dependent oxidoreductase, translated as MAENFDVVVIGGGYAGVMAANRLTRRGDVRVTLINPRATFVHRIRLHQLVGGSDSAVVDYREVLADGVRLVVDTVTRIDAAGRRVALASGGAVGYDYLLYAVGSGSADPGVPGAAEFAYPIGTFEEAERLRPVLDAGPVSAAVTVVGAGPTGIETAAELAEQGRAVTLVCGGVLGPYLHPRGRRSVAGRLAGLGVTVLDGPGSKATAVTREAVRLADGREVRSEVTIWTAGFCVPDLAVRSGLATDAEGRLLTDETLTSVDDVRIVAAGDSAAPSDLPLRMSCQAAMPMGARAADTVLSRIAGERPETLNQAFGAQCISLGRADGIFQFANRSDVAVWFNIDGRLGAKLKEAVCKGVVKHLAGEAQKPGGYRLHRISGGPGRQQRLEARRADAPATADRAA; from the coding sequence ATGGCCGAGAACTTCGATGTCGTCGTCATCGGTGGCGGTTACGCGGGCGTCATGGCGGCCAACCGCCTGACGCGGCGCGGTGACGTGCGAGTGACGCTCATCAACCCGCGGGCGACCTTCGTCCACCGGATCCGCCTGCACCAGCTGGTGGGCGGGTCCGACAGCGCGGTCGTCGACTACCGGGAGGTCCTGGCCGACGGCGTGCGGCTGGTGGTCGACACCGTGACCCGGATCGACGCGGCCGGGCGCCGCGTGGCGCTGGCATCGGGCGGGGCGGTCGGCTACGACTACCTGCTGTACGCGGTGGGCAGCGGCAGCGCCGATCCGGGTGTGCCCGGGGCCGCGGAGTTCGCGTACCCGATCGGCACCTTCGAGGAGGCGGAGCGGCTGCGGCCGGTCCTGGACGCCGGCCCCGTGTCGGCCGCGGTGACGGTGGTCGGAGCGGGCCCGACCGGCATCGAGACCGCCGCGGAACTGGCCGAGCAGGGCCGCGCCGTGACCCTGGTCTGCGGCGGGGTGCTCGGTCCGTACCTGCACCCGCGGGGCCGGCGCTCGGTGGCCGGGCGGCTGGCCGGGCTCGGGGTGACCGTGCTCGACGGCCCCGGCAGCAAGGCGACGGCGGTGACGCGCGAGGCCGTACGGCTCGCCGACGGCCGCGAGGTCCGCAGCGAGGTGACCATCTGGACCGCCGGCTTCTGCGTCCCGGACCTGGCCGTGCGCAGCGGGCTGGCCACCGATGCCGAGGGCCGTCTGCTCACGGACGAGACGCTGACCAGCGTGGACGACGTACGCATCGTCGCGGCCGGGGACTCGGCGGCTCCGTCGGACCTGCCGCTGCGGATGAGCTGCCAGGCGGCGATGCCCATGGGTGCGCGGGCCGCCGACACGGTGCTCAGCCGGATCGCCGGTGAGCGGCCCGAGACCCTCAACCAGGCGTTCGGCGCCCAGTGCATCAGCCTGGGCCGGGCGGACGGCATCTTCCAGTTCGCCAACCGGTCCGACGTCGCGGTGTGGTTCAACATCGACGGGCGCCTCGGCGCCAAGCTCAAGGAGGCCGTGTGCAAGGGCGTCGTCAAGCACCTGGCCGGAGAGGCGCAGAAGCCCGGTGGGTACCGGCTGCACCGCATCTCGGGCGGCCCCGGCCGCCAGCAGCGGCTGGAGGCCAGGCGCGCCGACGCGCCGGCCACCGCCGACCGGGCGGCCTAG
- a CDS encoding maleylpyruvate isomerase family mycothiol-dependent enzyme: MGNTTERRPAADVKAAIAAERRELAAVLDGLSAEEWDAPTLCGGWRVREVAAHMTMGFRYSLSKTAWELIRARGSLHRMTDRCAHKDAAAHSTRELAAFLGDNAAHPWRPPVGGIEAALGHDVIHGLDITVALGLGRRVPEDRVRILLGTVDARTVTFFRADLGGVELRADDLIWSFGTGTPLSGAAQDLLLLAYGRRLPPGHLRGESSDRFLGART, from the coding sequence ATGGGGAACACGACGGAACGTAGGCCGGCAGCGGACGTCAAAGCCGCGATCGCGGCCGAACGCCGGGAGCTGGCGGCCGTGCTGGACGGCTTGTCGGCCGAGGAGTGGGACGCGCCGACCCTGTGCGGGGGGTGGCGGGTACGGGAGGTCGCGGCCCACATGACGATGGGGTTCCGGTACTCGCTCTCCAAGACGGCGTGGGAACTGATCCGAGCGCGGGGCAGCCTCCACCGGATGACCGACCGGTGCGCCCACAAGGACGCGGCCGCCCATTCGACGCGTGAACTGGCCGCCTTCCTCGGTGACAACGCGGCTCACCCCTGGAGGCCGCCGGTCGGCGGGATCGAGGCGGCGCTGGGCCACGATGTGATCCACGGCCTGGACATCACGGTCGCGCTGGGCCTCGGCCGGCGGGTGCCCGAAGATCGTGTGCGCATCCTCCTGGGGACCGTCGACGCCAGGACCGTCACGTTCTTCCGAGCCGACCTGGGCGGCGTCGAACTCCGCGCCGACGACCTCATCTGGTCCTTCGGTACGGGAACGCCGTTGTCCGGCGCCGCACAGGACCTCCTCCTGCTCGCCTACGGCCGACGGCTCCCCCCGGGCCACCTCCGCGGCGAATCGAGCGACCGCTTCCTCGGTGCGCGGACGTGA